One genomic window of Hymenobacter sp. J193 includes the following:
- a CDS encoding rhodanese-like domain-containing protein has translation MADITPTELKQRQAAGEKPTIIDVRETWENEEARIDGSRNIPLNELPGKLDELEDLKDQEVIVHCKSGGRSASAKAFLTQQGFGNVRNLLGGMQAYQQT, from the coding sequence ATGGCTGATATCACCCCTACCGAACTCAAACAGCGCCAGGCCGCCGGCGAAAAGCCCACCATCATCGACGTGCGCGAAACCTGGGAAAATGAGGAAGCCCGCATCGACGGCAGCCGCAACATTCCCCTGAACGAGCTGCCCGGCAAGCTCGACGAACTGGAGGATCTGAAAGACCAGGAAGTTATTGTGCACTGCAAAAGCGGGGGGCGCTCGGCCTCAGCCAAGGCATTTCTCACCCAGCAGGGCTTTGGCAACGTGCGCAATCTGCTGGGCGGCATGCAGGCCTACCAGCAGACCTAA
- a CDS encoding T9SS type A sorting domain-containing protein: protein MKRISIVYGVLLAALLSGQHAWAQEVSPLSTDPARKAPTPRGGVAARRTALALPFFDDFAQQSEGNPNAEHWEPKGGVLVNNRFPVAAPSRNVATFDGLRANGSPYGSSTVYSDTDTLTSVPIDLSGQTAGSNVYLSFFWQAGSIVGAPSAASSSRTVALSLEFLDKNNIWQTIWTQRSTGQRTEFVQEIFPVTDEKYLHAGFQFRLHSIGSQAFTRDAWSIDYVRLDRNRSATDLAFLDFATSAPLSSLLKRYASMPAVQLAAASSPAEELNDQTTTTINNFAVSPEPTPIEWRGTAQSLPNGPELPYVTGNRSVDANSRQIPITGNLRTVASQLLTGGPQRIRHTLVLDARETNPLTQPNDSISRVTELADYYAYDDGTPEAAVNLPALSNGPLSYFAYRIDLNRPDQVKSVLLYPELPNAAGRSITVAVWELGADGKPKPEAKATATLNVPATAGESGFIEVKFASPVPVSGSFLVGYGQPSIGQFVRFGLDLNSTVPQDYLFYQAQNAWTTTSTTPAGAPMMRPVMSGVITAGTAAAGAATVALYPNPSAGVVRVQGRYLRATVLDALGRLVWQQPAAEAGQPELRLTGLPSGVYLVQLELPGAGRVTRRLVLTR, encoded by the coding sequence ATGAAGCGTATTTCTATTGTTTATGGCGTGTTGCTGGCGGCCCTGCTCTCGGGCCAGCACGCGTGGGCGCAGGAGGTCAGCCCACTTTCAACTGATCCGGCCCGCAAAGCGCCAACTCCACGCGGGGGCGTGGCAGCTCGCCGGACTGCCCTGGCGCTGCCATTCTTCGATGACTTTGCCCAGCAGTCCGAAGGCAACCCCAACGCCGAGCACTGGGAGCCGAAGGGCGGCGTGCTGGTCAACAACCGATTTCCGGTAGCGGCGCCCTCACGCAACGTGGCCACGTTCGACGGGCTGCGGGCCAATGGCAGCCCTTACGGCAGCTCCACCGTGTACAGCGACACCGACACGCTGACCTCCGTGCCCATCGACCTAAGCGGGCAAACGGCGGGCTCGAACGTGTACCTAAGCTTTTTTTGGCAGGCGGGCAGCATCGTGGGGGCTCCGTCGGCGGCCAGCTCCTCGCGCACCGTGGCCCTGAGCCTGGAATTTCTGGATAAGAACAACATCTGGCAAACCATCTGGACGCAGCGGAGCACGGGTCAGCGCACCGAGTTTGTGCAGGAAATATTTCCGGTGACCGACGAGAAATATCTGCACGCGGGCTTTCAATTCCGGCTGCACAGCATCGGCAGCCAGGCCTTCACCCGCGACGCCTGGAGCATCGACTACGTGCGCCTGGACCGCAACCGCTCGGCTACCGACCTGGCTTTTTTGGACTTTGCCACCAGCGCCCCGCTTTCGTCTTTGCTGAAGCGCTACGCCAGCATGCCGGCCGTGCAGCTGGCCGCAGCTTCTTCCCCCGCCGAGGAGCTCAACGACCAGACCACTACCACCATCAACAACTTTGCCGTGAGCCCCGAGCCGACGCCCATTGAGTGGCGCGGCACGGCCCAGAGTCTGCCCAACGGCCCCGAGCTGCCGTACGTGACGGGCAACCGCTCGGTGGATGCCAACTCCCGGCAAATCCCGATTACCGGCAACCTGCGCACCGTAGCAAGCCAGCTGCTGACCGGCGGGCCCCAGCGCATCCGCCACACGCTGGTGCTCGACGCTCGGGAAACCAACCCGCTCACGCAACCCAACGACTCCATTTCGCGCGTAACGGAGCTGGCCGACTACTACGCCTACGACGATGGCACCCCCGAAGCGGCCGTGAACCTGCCAGCCTTGTCCAATGGCCCCCTTTCCTATTTTGCTTACCGCATCGACCTCAACCGCCCCGACCAGGTGAAAAGCGTGCTGCTGTACCCTGAGCTGCCCAACGCGGCCGGCCGCAGCATTACGGTAGCCGTGTGGGAGCTGGGGGCCGATGGCAAGCCCAAGCCTGAGGCTAAAGCCACGGCTACGCTCAACGTACCCGCTACGGCCGGGGAAAGTGGGTTTATCGAAGTGAAATTCGCCAGCCCGGTGCCCGTGAGCGGCTCGTTTCTGGTGGGCTACGGGCAGCCGTCCATCGGCCAGTTCGTGCGGTTTGGGCTGGATCTGAACAGCACCGTTCCCCAGGATTACCTGTTCTACCAGGCCCAAAACGCCTGGACGACTACCAGCACCACGCCCGCCGGCGCCCCCATGATGCGGCCGGTGATGTCGGGGGTAATAACGGCCGGTACGGCTGCGGCTGGTGCCGCTACGGTAGCGTTGTATCCCAACCCCAGCGCCGGGGTGGTGCGGGTGCAGGGCCGTTACCTGCGCGCTACCGTGCTCGATGCGCTGGGCCGCCTGGTGTGGCAGCAGCCCGCCGCCGAGGCCGGTCAACCTGAGCTGCGCCTGACGGGGCTACCGTCCGGGGTGTATCTGGTGCAGCTGGAGCTGCCGGGCGCGGGCCGCGTCACACGTCGGCTGGTGCTCACGCGCTAA
- a CDS encoding PASTA domain-containing protein: MSFFKSDTPLDVVKHLAAIAALVALLVLGFFYVYLPFTTNHGETIVVPKITGMNQEALEDYLDERNLAYFVDDSSYDATVRPGTVLTQEPRPGDRVKEGRKIYIAVAMKNPPVIKMPKLTDGSVKNAQMILKSYDLTVGQIQLVPDLAQNAVLKQLVNGKEIAPGAPIAKGTKVDLVVGDGQGNQEFPVPNVVNMPADEAATLLAGQGLLVGATFYQAPEEGQTEGTVVRQRPVSAPGATIRTGQLVDLWVAGEAPIKEVK, from the coding sequence ATGTCTTTCTTTAAATCGGATACGCCCCTGGATGTAGTGAAGCACCTGGCCGCCATTGCGGCGCTGGTGGCCCTGCTGGTGCTGGGCTTTTTCTACGTGTATCTGCCCTTCACCACCAACCACGGCGAAACCATTGTGGTGCCTAAAATCACGGGCATGAACCAGGAGGCTCTGGAGGATTACCTCGACGAGCGGAACCTGGCCTACTTCGTGGACGACAGCAGCTACGATGCCACCGTACGGCCCGGCACGGTGCTCACCCAGGAGCCGCGCCCCGGCGACCGGGTAAAGGAAGGCCGCAAAATCTACATTGCGGTGGCTATGAAAAACCCACCCGTCATCAAGATGCCCAAGCTCACGGACGGCTCGGTGAAAAACGCCCAGATGATCCTGAAAAGCTATGATCTGACCGTAGGTCAGATTCAGCTGGTACCTGATCTGGCTCAGAACGCGGTGCTCAAGCAACTGGTGAACGGCAAGGAAATAGCGCCCGGCGCCCCTATTGCCAAAGGCACAAAAGTGGACCTGGTGGTAGGCGACGGACAGGGCAACCAGGAATTTCCGGTGCCCAACGTAGTGAATATGCCCGCCGATGAAGCCGCTACCCTGCTGGCTGGCCAGGGCCTGCTGGTGGGTGCTACCTTTTATCAGGCGCCCGAAGAGGGCCAGACCGAAGGCACCGTGGTGCGGCAGCGGCCGGTATCAGCGCCCGGCGCTACCATCCGCACGGGCCAGCTGGTAGATTTGTGGGTGGCCGGCGAAGCGCCCATCAAAGAAGTGAAGTAA
- a CDS encoding D-alanine--D-alanine ligase has translation MKIGIFFGGPSREREISFAGGRTVYDNLDKSLFEAVPIFVDSRGNFIQLEWEYIYKGTIRDFYPPVSALPPAVLPVQMYFESLGKLSQDEQDRIISEVGRRVEPRELAGLMDFAFLALHGPGGEDGAIQGLLEWYGIPYSGSGILPSAFGIDKIAQKKLLKALNRPTPDFRLITAEEWDVAAPQATLDYLVRELGLPLVFKAPRQGSSIGISILREADVAKFATAVERSLFHKTVSQAEWQALSDPQKTVWLQQLVDIREGIGLPVVVSSSSLLVASSSDQPETRNRKPETQLIYQPEQLLNALNERLQTAEAVRLTSVEGETQVLVESFVQGREFSCIVVEDPSGQPLALPPTEIVKGEEMFDYRSKYLPGLARKITPIDLPEAEIQRIREACEEMFRTFGFQVYARLDGFIVSGSSLLVASSSDQPETRNQKPETQLFLNDPNTTSGMLPASFFFHQAAEIGLNPSQFLTYLIRTSLAARRRAGLRPVKLAGLLAQLDTAVAARASEDRTRTKVAVIMGGYSSERHISVESGRNIFEKLSSSVKYEPVPVFLTGNSQEFRLYVLPINVMLKDNADDIREKVEHMETGHGLHPILERIRREASAITSTYAGQPTAQPRRVSFEELAGMVDEVFIALHGRPGEDGALQRELEKFGLPYNGSGVESSSITINKFETNKRLREAGLRVAEHRMANRLEWDADAEVFYRSLETQFPYPFIAKPADDGCSSAVKKIKNRAELEAFTHLIFREQEDLMPAEATTLSLGFKEEFPQKEAFLVETLIDRDGAAHFLEVTGGLLTHWDETGELKIEVFEASEALATGEVLSLEEKFLAGEGQNITPARYAADLTERQRVSEEVKKELRRVAEILNIQGYARIDAFVRVRQTGAVEVIIIEVNSLPGMTPATCIFHQTALAGYTPYDFIDRILEFGKQRTEKAQV, from the coding sequence ATGAAAATTGGCATCTTCTTCGGTGGCCCGTCGCGCGAGCGGGAAATCAGCTTCGCGGGCGGCCGCACCGTGTACGATAATCTGGATAAGTCCTTGTTTGAGGCCGTGCCCATATTTGTGGACAGCCGCGGCAACTTCATTCAGCTGGAGTGGGAATACATCTATAAAGGTACTATCCGGGACTTCTACCCGCCCGTGTCGGCGCTGCCGCCCGCGGTGCTGCCGGTGCAGATGTACTTCGAAAGCCTGGGCAAGCTGAGCCAGGATGAGCAGGACCGCATCATCTCCGAAGTTGGCCGCCGCGTGGAGCCCCGGGAGCTGGCCGGCCTTATGGACTTCGCCTTCCTGGCTTTGCACGGCCCGGGCGGCGAGGATGGGGCCATTCAGGGCCTGCTGGAGTGGTACGGCATTCCGTACTCGGGCTCCGGCATTCTGCCCTCAGCCTTCGGCATCGATAAAATTGCCCAGAAAAAGCTGCTCAAAGCCCTCAACCGCCCCACGCCCGACTTCCGCCTTATCACTGCCGAAGAATGGGATGTGGCCGCCCCCCAGGCCACCCTGGATTACCTAGTGCGGGAGCTGGGGTTGCCGCTCGTGTTCAAAGCCCCACGCCAGGGCAGCAGCATTGGCATCAGCATCCTGCGCGAAGCCGATGTAGCCAAGTTTGCCACGGCCGTAGAGCGCAGCCTGTTCCACAAAACTGTATCACAAGCAGAGTGGCAGGCGCTGTCGGACCCGCAGAAAACCGTGTGGCTGCAGCAGCTGGTGGATATCCGCGAGGGTATCGGTCTGCCCGTTGTAGTTTCTAGTTCCTCGTTGCTAGTTGCTAGTTCGAGCGACCAACCAGAAACCAGAAACCGGAAACCAGAAACTCAACTGATTTACCAGCCCGAGCAGCTGCTGAATGCGCTGAATGAGCGGCTGCAAACCGCCGAGGCGGTGCGCCTGACCAGCGTGGAGGGCGAAACTCAGGTGCTGGTGGAAAGCTTCGTGCAGGGCCGCGAGTTTTCGTGCATCGTGGTGGAAGACCCCAGCGGGCAGCCGCTGGCCCTGCCGCCCACGGAGATTGTAAAGGGCGAGGAAATGTTCGACTACCGCTCGAAATACCTGCCCGGCCTGGCGCGCAAAATTACGCCTATTGACCTGCCTGAAGCGGAAATTCAGCGCATCCGGGAAGCCTGCGAGGAAATGTTCCGCACCTTCGGCTTCCAAGTATATGCCCGCCTCGACGGGTTTATAGTTTCTGGTTCCTCGTTGCTAGTTGCCAGTTCAAGCGACCAACCAGAAACCAGAAACCAGAAACCAGAAACTCAGCTATTCCTCAACGACCCGAACACTACGTCGGGCATGCTGCCGGCTTCGTTCTTTTTCCACCAGGCCGCCGAAATCGGGCTGAACCCCTCGCAGTTTCTCACCTATTTGATTCGCACTTCGTTGGCAGCGCGGCGGCGGGCCGGGCTGCGACCGGTGAAGCTGGCGGGTTTGCTGGCGCAGTTGGATACTGCTGTGGCGGCCCGGGCTTCGGAGGATCGCACCCGCACCAAGGTGGCCGTGATAATGGGCGGCTACTCCTCGGAGCGGCATATTTCGGTGGAAAGCGGCCGCAACATCTTCGAGAAGCTCAGTTCCAGTGTCAAGTACGAGCCGGTGCCGGTGTTCCTGACCGGCAACAGCCAGGAGTTTCGCCTCTATGTGCTGCCGATCAACGTGATGCTCAAGGACAATGCCGACGACATCCGCGAAAAAGTGGAGCACATGGAAACGGGCCACGGTCTGCATCCTATTCTGGAGCGCATCCGCCGGGAGGCCTCGGCCATTACCAGCACCTACGCCGGTCAGCCCACGGCCCAGCCCCGGCGCGTGTCGTTTGAGGAGCTGGCGGGCATGGTAGATGAGGTGTTCATTGCCCTGCACGGGCGCCCCGGGGAGGACGGCGCCCTGCAGCGGGAGCTGGAAAAGTTCGGCCTGCCCTACAACGGCTCGGGCGTCGAAAGCTCCAGCATCACCATCAACAAGTTCGAAACCAACAAGCGCCTGCGCGAAGCGGGCCTGCGCGTGGCCGAGCACCGCATGGCCAACCGCCTGGAGTGGGACGCCGACGCGGAAGTCTTCTACCGCAGCCTGGAAACGCAGTTCCCCTACCCCTTCATCGCCAAGCCCGCCGACGACGGCTGTTCCTCGGCCGTGAAGAAAATCAAGAACCGGGCGGAGCTGGAAGCCTTCACCCACCTGATTTTCCGGGAGCAGGAAGACCTGATGCCCGCCGAAGCCACCACGCTCAGCCTGGGCTTCAAGGAGGAATTTCCGCAGAAGGAAGCCTTCCTGGTAGAAACCCTGATTGACCGCGACGGCGCGGCCCACTTCCTGGAAGTGACCGGTGGCCTGCTCACGCACTGGGACGAGACCGGAGAGCTGAAAATTGAGGTGTTTGAGGCGTCCGAGGCCCTGGCGACCGGCGAGGTGCTGAGCCTGGAAGAAAAATTCCTGGCCGGCGAAGGCCAGAACATTACCCCGGCCCGCTACGCCGCCGACCTCACGGAGCGCCAGCGCGTATCGGAGGAAGTGAAGAAGGAGCTGCGCCGGGTGGCTGAAATCCTGAATATTCAGGGCTACGCCCGCATCGATGCGTTTGTGCGGGTGCGCCAGACCGGAGCCGTGGAGGTGATTATCATCGAGGTAAACTCCCTGCCCGGCATGACGCCCGCCACCTGCATCTTCCACCAGACTGCCCTGGCCGGCTACACGCCCTACGACTTCATCGACCGGATTCTGGAGTTCGGCAAGCAGCGCACGGAAAAGGCTCAGGTGTAA
- the pgk gene encoding phosphoglycerate kinase, whose amino-acid sequence MKTLDQYNFAGKRAVVRVDFNVPLDKSFAITDDTRIRAATPTIRKILADGGSVVLLSHLGRPKGGPEDKYSLKHIVARLGEEYGQEVQFATDALDAEAQAQALQPGQILLVENVRFYGEEEKGNAEFAAKLAKLGDVYVNDAFGAAHRKHASTAVIAESFAAEDRVGGYLLQGELDNAKKVLEEAERPFTAIMGGAKISDKILIIEKLLDKVDNLLIGGGMAYTFAKAQGGSIGNSLLEADKMDLALELIEKAKAKGVNLLLPTDSLIADKFANDAETKVTPNNQIPDGWMGLDLGPDSIKAFSEVVRNSKTILWNGPMGVFEMSNFAKGTETIAQAIADATEQGAFSLIGGGDSAAAVNQLGFSEKVSYISTGGGALLEYMEGKELPGVTALG is encoded by the coding sequence ATGAAAACCCTCGATCAGTACAACTTCGCCGGCAAGCGCGCCGTGGTGCGCGTAGATTTCAACGTGCCGCTCGACAAAAGCTTCGCCATCACCGACGATACCCGCATCCGGGCCGCTACGCCCACTATCCGGAAAATCCTGGCTGATGGCGGCTCGGTCGTGCTGCTCTCGCACCTGGGCCGGCCCAAAGGTGGCCCCGAGGATAAGTACTCGCTCAAGCACATTGTAGCCCGCCTGGGTGAGGAGTACGGACAGGAAGTACAGTTCGCGACCGATGCGCTGGACGCCGAAGCGCAGGCCCAGGCCCTGCAGCCCGGCCAGATTCTGCTGGTCGAAAACGTGCGCTTCTACGGCGAGGAAGAGAAAGGCAATGCTGAATTTGCCGCCAAGCTGGCCAAGCTCGGCGACGTGTACGTGAACGACGCCTTCGGGGCGGCCCACCGCAAGCACGCCTCCACGGCCGTTATTGCCGAGTCGTTTGCCGCCGAGGACCGCGTGGGCGGCTACCTGCTGCAGGGCGAGCTGGACAACGCCAAAAAAGTGCTGGAAGAGGCCGAGCGTCCCTTCACCGCCATCATGGGTGGAGCCAAGATTTCCGACAAAATCCTCATCATCGAAAAGCTGCTCGATAAAGTCGACAACTTGCTCATCGGGGGTGGCATGGCCTACACCTTCGCCAAAGCGCAGGGCGGCAGCATCGGCAACTCGCTGCTGGAGGCCGACAAGATGGACCTGGCGCTGGAACTGATTGAAAAAGCCAAAGCCAAAGGCGTGAATCTGCTGCTGCCCACCGACAGCCTTATTGCCGACAAGTTTGCCAACGACGCCGAAACGAAAGTGACGCCAAACAACCAGATTCCCGACGGCTGGATGGGCCTCGACCTCGGTCCCGACTCCATCAAGGCATTCAGCGAGGTGGTGCGCAACTCTAAAACCATCCTCTGGAACGGTCCGATGGGCGTGTTTGAAATGAGCAACTTCGCCAAAGGCACCGAAACCATAGCCCAGGCCATTGCCGATGCCACCGAGCAGGGCGCCTTCAGCCTCATCGGCGGCGGCGACTCGGCAGCGGCTGTCAACCAGCTTGGTTTCTCGGAGAAAGTCAGCTACATCAGCACCGGCGGCGGCGCCCTTTTGGAGTACATGGAAGGCAAAGAGCTTCCCGGCGTTACGGCTCTGGGGTAG
- a CDS encoding site-2 protease family protein translates to MPSPTPSEPSAPLPLPFPDAPTPAEAAPVDFPDYEQTERPRWQRYALHLLLFLVTLTTTTLAGAEWLTGKVFFIQGDDFKLTGWLTPAEILQGLWFSVPFLGVLTVHEFGHYFTARRNHIRTSLPYYIPFFTGFFNTLGTFGAVIRIKDRIYSRREYFDVGLAGPLAGFLVAVPVLIYGFTHLPPLTSIPVEEFYDHEDFGNTFTLARPLLYQALEYVFADPTRLPHPNELMHYPVLLAGALSLFFTALNLVPIGQLDGGHILYGLLGFRRANRLSAALFVAFIFYAGLGLFTLTTSAETWLYWGGPYALYLFLVFRKALPTPRRGLLLAAAVWAAQVALSSAVPGLQGQPGWLAFGLLLGTLTGIYHPPAPDERPLSAGRKVLGWLMLLIFVLCFTPSPFSS, encoded by the coding sequence ATGCCCTCCCCGACGCCCTCCGAGCCTTCCGCCCCGCTGCCTCTCCCCTTCCCTGACGCACCCACTCCGGCCGAAGCAGCACCCGTAGATTTCCCCGACTACGAGCAGACCGAGCGGCCCCGCTGGCAGCGGTACGCGCTGCACCTACTGCTCTTCCTCGTTACTCTTACTACTACCACGCTGGCCGGGGCTGAGTGGCTGACGGGCAAGGTCTTTTTTATCCAGGGTGATGACTTCAAGCTGACAGGCTGGCTCACGCCGGCCGAAATCTTGCAGGGACTGTGGTTTTCGGTGCCGTTTCTGGGGGTGCTGACGGTGCATGAGTTCGGGCACTACTTCACGGCCCGCCGCAACCATATCCGCACCTCGCTGCCGTACTATATTCCGTTTTTCACCGGTTTCTTTAACACCCTGGGCACGTTTGGGGCGGTTATCCGCATCAAGGACCGCATCTACTCGCGGCGGGAGTATTTCGATGTAGGCCTGGCCGGGCCACTGGCCGGGTTCCTGGTGGCCGTACCCGTGCTGATCTACGGCTTCACGCATCTGCCGCCACTAACTTCTATTCCGGTCGAAGAATTTTACGACCATGAGGATTTTGGCAATACTTTCACCCTGGCCAGGCCGCTGCTGTACCAGGCGCTGGAATACGTGTTTGCGGATCCAACCCGGCTGCCCCACCCCAACGAGCTGATGCATTACCCGGTGCTGCTGGCGGGGGCGCTGTCGTTGTTTTTCACTGCCCTTAACCTGGTGCCTATCGGCCAGCTCGATGGAGGGCACATTCTGTACGGGCTGCTGGGCTTTCGGCGGGCCAACCGGCTGTCGGCGGCCCTGTTCGTGGCCTTCATTTTTTACGCCGGGCTGGGGCTGTTTACGCTCACGACCAGCGCCGAAACCTGGCTGTACTGGGGCGGGCCCTATGCGCTGTATCTGTTTCTGGTGTTCCGCAAGGCCCTGCCCACGCCCCGGCGCGGGCTGCTGCTGGCGGCGGCCGTGTGGGCCGCGCAGGTGGCCCTGTCCTCGGCGGTACCGGGGCTGCAGGGGCAGCCGGGCTGGCTGGCGTTTGGGCTGCTGCTGGGTACGCTCACGGGCATCTACCACCCGCCGGCCCCCGATGAGCGGCCACTTAGTGCCGGCCGCAAGGTGCTGGGCTGGCTGATGCTGCTTATTTTTGTGCTGTGCTTTACGCCTTCGCCGTTTAGTTCTTAG
- a CDS encoding HAD family phosphatase has protein sequence MAQKPNLLFDFGGVIINIDYQRTLDAMARLHRSGSTIAFTQAAQAELFDLMETGRLTPAAFREGLRTHYELEATDEELDAAWNAMLLDVPAERLAYLAGLRAQGHETALLSNTNQIHIEEINRRLKTQYGLEHGIADCLDWVFYSQEVGLRKPGEEIFRHALREMNWQAGETLFIEDSSQHIETARRLGLHTLFLAPPLTLTDALPDALRAFRPAASPLP, from the coding sequence ATGGCCCAGAAACCCAATCTGCTGTTTGACTTTGGCGGTGTCATCATCAACATCGACTATCAGCGCACCCTGGATGCCATGGCCCGCCTGCACCGCAGCGGCAGCACCATTGCTTTCACGCAGGCTGCCCAGGCCGAACTGTTTGACTTGATGGAAACCGGCCGCCTCACGCCCGCGGCCTTCCGGGAGGGCCTACGCACACACTACGAGCTGGAAGCTACCGACGAAGAGCTGGACGCCGCCTGGAATGCCATGCTGCTGGATGTCCCGGCCGAGCGCCTGGCCTACCTTGCCGGGCTGCGCGCCCAGGGCCACGAAACCGCGCTGCTTTCCAACACCAACCAGATTCATATCGAGGAAATCAACCGGCGGCTCAAAACCCAGTATGGCTTGGAGCACGGCATTGCCGACTGCCTCGACTGGGTGTTTTACTCCCAAGAGGTAGGGCTGCGCAAGCCGGGCGAAGAAATTTTCCGGCACGCCCTACGCGAAATGAACTGGCAGGCCGGGGAAACTCTTTTCATCGAGGACAGTTCTCAGCACATCGAAACGGCGCGGCGGCTGGGGCTGCACACGCTGTTTCTGGCTCCGCCCCTTACCCTCACCGATGCCCTCCCCGACGCCCTCCGAGCCTTCCGCCCCGCTGCCTCTCCCCTTCCCTGA
- the bshB1 gene encoding bacillithiol biosynthesis deacetylase BshB1: MDVDMKLDLLMLAAHPDDAELGCAGTLLRHAAAGRKVGVVDLTRGELGSRGSAELRDEEAAEAARILGLHVRENLRMRDGFFRNDEEHQRRVIEVIRRFQPELILTNPNIDRHPDHGRAADLVHDAAFLAGLPKVQTEWEGRAQAPWRPRLLLQAIHNSYVRPDIVVDISDFWEQKLEALTAFRSQFYHPEYATDEVKTYISSPDFLSILEARNRELGSYIRVQFAEGYTSRRPMGIDDLFLLR; the protein is encoded by the coding sequence ATGGACGTTGATATGAAGCTTGATTTGCTGATGCTGGCCGCTCACCCCGACGATGCCGAGCTGGGCTGCGCCGGCACGCTGCTGCGCCATGCCGCGGCCGGGCGAAAAGTGGGCGTGGTGGATTTGACGCGGGGCGAGCTGGGTTCCCGCGGCTCGGCCGAGCTGCGCGACGAGGAAGCAGCCGAAGCGGCCCGCATCCTGGGCCTGCACGTGCGCGAAAACCTGCGCATGCGCGACGGGTTTTTCCGCAACGACGAAGAGCACCAGCGCCGCGTTATCGAGGTTATCCGCCGCTTTCAGCCCGAGTTGATTCTGACTAATCCCAACATTGACCGGCACCCCGACCACGGCCGCGCCGCCGACTTGGTGCACGACGCCGCTTTTCTGGCGGGTTTGCCCAAAGTTCAGACCGAGTGGGAAGGCCGGGCGCAGGCGCCCTGGCGGCCCCGGCTGCTGCTCCAGGCCATCCACAACAGCTACGTCCGCCCCGACATCGTGGTGGATATTTCTGATTTCTGGGAACAGAAGCTGGAGGCCCTCACTGCTTTCCGAAGTCAGTTCTACCACCCCGAGTACGCCACTGACGAGGTGAAGACCTACATTTCCTCGCCCGACTTTTTGAGTATCCTGGAAGCCCGTAACCGGGAGTTGGGTAGCTACATCAGGGTACAGTTTGCGGAAGGCTACACCAGCCGCCGGCCCATGGGCATAGATGACCTGTTTCTGCTGCGCTGA
- a CDS encoding carbonic anhydrase — MPTRRFAILTCMDARLDPTRLLGVPEGSAHVLRNAGGRVTDETLQALLLSHQVLGTREWFLIQHTDCWMRRWLPCFPAPVQRP; from the coding sequence GTGCCCACCCGCCGTTTCGCTATTCTTACCTGCATGGATGCCCGTCTCGACCCCACACGCCTGCTGGGCGTGCCCGAAGGCAGCGCCCACGTGCTGCGCAACGCCGGCGGCCGCGTTACCGATGAAACGCTGCAGGCCCTGCTGCTCTCCCACCAGGTGCTGGGCACGCGAGAATGGTTTCTCATCCAGCACACCGACTGCTGGATGAGGCGCTGGCTGCCGTGCTTTCCAGCGCCGGTCCAACGGCCGTAG